In the Hermetia illucens chromosome 1, iHerIll2.2.curated.20191125, whole genome shotgun sequence genome, aattttattttctgaaataaattaataaaaaatgtccaacttttcaacaaaatcaataaatatttactatatgtatttattttgttttgtacGTTCTTTTTGCGCACGTACCAGTGTGCTAATTAGCGTACCACCCCTGTAGTTGCTTTCGAGGGCGATACTACGATTATAGCGATCGTACAATTTTTTGATATCATTTTTGTGGCATGATTTGTTTTTGGCCTCAAAATGAGCCTTAATTTCGccgattacctcttcatcggtGCTAGATTACTTTCCAGCGAGCATTCTTTTGAGGTCTGAGAGCAGAGgaaagtcgctgggggccagatctggACAATACGGTGGGTGCGGAGCAATTCGAAGCAGAATTCATTCAATTTTACATATTTTCGTTGTTATGACACGGGTAACATCCTCTTTGGTGCATAgtcctcggtgctcatttcgcctAGTTTAAATTTAGTAAACCACTTCTCAATGGTGGTTTTTCCAGGTTCAAAGTCCGAATAATGCTTATCAAGCCAAGCATTGGCTCCAAAAGTATTCTTTTTATCAAAAAGCAATGCCTTAttaacacaccaaactttttttttatctattttcttcaaacaaacaaaattgctCTTGACTCAAAATGCTCTGTCCCAAAAACTAATAGTCCGACAAATTTGTTCAAGTATCTTTTAATGGTTAAGGTCCACTAAAAACCATATGGATTTATTATTAGTAGCACCATCTGTGGGTTAGCCCACGATCTTTTCAACCCAACTGTTATCTAGCTATGGTAGTCTAATGGAGTTTCTGAACTTGCCTCCATAGTTAATGCGTCTGGGTTCTGAACTTCCTTCCATAGTTAATTCTTCTTTGTTTCCAACTTTTTCACACGAAAATAATGATTCAATATTACCAAAGCAGGCGGAACATACCCAGATTTTTTTACCTTATCTTTCCTCGACGGTCTTACTTTCACATATTTCGATATTCTGCTATTGCCTACTGCGTTCAAATAACTAGAGCGAGCAGCAACTCCTCATAATCTTGTTACCTAACAAGGGACACACTCTTCTTTAAATAGCTCGTACGTGTGTATTTGCGGTTGAAGGTTGAATTTGTTTTCTTCTACCTCTGTTATCCGACTTATCGGGATTCCAAATTGGTGGTAAGACTGCATTTCGTCGATTCAACGATTTTGCACTAGGTTCAACCGATTTTGTTTTCCGAGATTTCCTATCAAAGGCGTCTCTCTACTTCAATACAATATTTTGATTTGCCTATTTTCAATTACATATGAACACCAGGACTACTACTGCTTTGAGATAATGTACATATCTAaatatttgatatatttttcgtTTATGGCACAAAACAAAGTACTTTTGTTTGTACTAACTAAACACGGTTCGTTCTTAGAATTTTTGTGAAGTAAATTTGGCCTGTGAATTGgcgtttaagaatacactcaaattaTTCCGTTAGTCGTAAAAGGCAATTAAAAAGCATAACAATTGGTGCGAATCTCGAAATATTATTCCTATCCATATGTTAACTGTGCCTCAGATAGGGACTGGCTTCACCTAACCACAACGGTGTCAAGGGTCCCGAGAAATCTAGCAAAGTGAGATGCtgtgactctggagagtactccatTCCCTGTTGCCGCAGTGCGCTTTTCTAGCCTGGGAAGCTGACCGCTGTGAATCCAGTGTCGAAATGTTGGCGCCCATCACAAGGCGCAGTCTCCTGACCTGGTAAGGTTCCTGACAAGATCCAGGTTAAGAGCATCACAATTCGGAACTTGTATTATTCATTCTTTACTTGCTTTGCTTTGATCCACCACAATTTCGACTGAATAGTCACTGTTTCGGTTCCACGTTCGGGGAAATTTTTCTTCGAAAAACCGTTTTCTTATATACTTTCTTCTTATCTTATATAACCGTTTTCTCAAGACCTCAGTCTGACTGGTCGGCGCACTTttcttatttgcattaatgggcagaatacCGAAACGGGTTGAGCAATTTGTGTATCTAGGCAGCCTTGCTTTTGCCGACGGCTGCAACAAACTTAATCTCACTCGACGCCGCTTAATTTTCCCCGTTGTTTTGACAAAAGTTGTAAGTGCAGCCATCTCAACActaataccaagttgaagctgtTGCGCGTGTTTTTTCCGAGCGGTTATATTGGAGTAGAAAATGGAAAGTAAATTCCATCAACAACTTCAATCTTTCTTCACTTCATGTCTGCGTCACATCGTCGAGGTGTAGGCCTCAGACAATAACTAATGAGGTATTTAGTCTGTGTACGGGCCAGTTGTTGATCAGGAAATGGAAATGGcatggataggttacacattaatgaaggacaTCATCCTCCATATTAGAATGGGTCGCCCGAGAGATACGTGGCGAAGAACTGTGGAGGAGTGCAAGCTTAGCGAGGTAACGTGCTGAGTATTTTGTGGTAAAATGATAACTTTAGAAGGACGCTAACATCACTACACTACACACAGGCAAAAGAAAAGATATTACTTGAAATGTTTTTCAAAAGTGGTGATTATCCAAGGACGGCTGGTTACTTTGCCGTTGGTTATTCTGTAGGATCAACGCTACCAGGTCGAAATCAAGTAGCCGAAACAAGAGACATACCAAACAGTCAGTGTATAACCATTGCTGAGTTTAGTTTCGACTTAGGTAGGATTGTGTAAGTACAGAGGAGCAATATTGTTTCCTACTTACGTCTGGATTTGCTGGAACCTGCACCTCCATCCGGTTTGCCGAAGCTGATGTCCAACTTTGGCTTCTTGCTGGCAAATGAATTCGGCTGGAAGTGCGAGAATCGTTTGGCCATTCTGAAGTTACTTACGTTCGCCCACAAACCGCCAAAAGAATGTGCTGGTTAAAGTATCTCGTACAAAATTCGATAGAAAGCGATTCTTGTGTTAACCGCCACGCCTATATTGCATTGATATTTTAGTGTGCAATCATGCGCGAGCGAGGACACTGAGACCATACTCGAACTCCATATCTCACCATAAACTCCTTGTTTACAAACCTTTGACACATAACCTAGCTATTGGCATCTGGTGCCGGGTTCCATGGCGATTCCGTTTTCGTGATTAATTCAAGAATCAGCTGATCTGACCTATCAAATCGTCGCGGCATTGCCAGAAGGGAAGGAAATATCCCACTAAATGCCACTCTTAGAATTTCTACAATCGTTATAAAGAAGAGATCGTGAACGTTCCTTACTTGCTCGACCCTCACAATCCATTCGTTTGAAAACTTGAATTAACTTGCCAATGTTGAAGTTCTGTTAATCTGATTTTGGCCATGCAAAAAGGGACCTAGAAAGTGTAGGCAATCTACCAAGTTCTGCACCGTCCAGTCAGCTGATTGATAATTGAGGGGAAGGCAATTTTTGCATTCAACGTTGACATTTAAATGCGGTGGATATCTGGATGCAACTCTTCAAACTCACCACTCTGGGTGACGATGCATAAGTGAAAGTAGATTTGTTAAGTGATCCAAAGTCCAAACACTGCCAGTGTCGCACGATTCTAACTGGAACGGTTCGGTATCGTTGACTGTCGGACCGAAATGGGCGCTCAGCGTTACGGTGATCCGTAATCGCAACTAATCAGTGATTGTTTTCCATTTGATAGACCTCGCAGTATTACTGGGCTCGGTCGTGGCGCTTGGCTAATCTCTGAGCTAGTCGCCACAATCTCCGACGCCAAGCCTCCGCTCATCCTCGCCTTCTGCGTGGTGCGATTAGTTTTGGCTTTCGCGTTGGTCCCGTGTTATCGTTATCTCACACGTACGACTTAGCTGGTAATAAATCGGTATCGGCAAGTCATTATATAATACTTCAATCGCTTGCTACATAGCAACTCTTAGTTTAGTTCCGAACGTTTCGCAATCAGAACCTTCGGCGACTTGCTGCGCTCCATTGGGTCGCCAGATTCGAAACACTTGGGTCCTCAACAGAGATGAACTCCTGAGGCATCGCTCACCCACGAATTCCTGTCAGTCAGTTACGAAAGACCACCACGATGTctgcagaaaaaaataataagtaggACAGCGAGTAGTTATTTGCCTTGTAACTCCATGAACTCAGCTTATTTTGAATCTTCCAGGATGCACATGCCTCCACAGCAGGGTATGCGCCCGGCGAAATTCAGCAGTGCGGATTCTATACCGGTGACTTACGTTGTTTCAGTCCTAGCTGCCACCAATTCCGAGTTCGGTAAGCCGTCTCTTATATAATTCATATTCTGAAGAGCTTATTTGATTGTTCCTCTTCCTAGTTACCTATCCGCTGGACCTGACCAAGACACGGCTCCAGATACAAGGGGAGATGGCCGATAAAGCTATGCAGAAGGTAAGTATCGTATGTTTCGATACGACCGTGGACCGTATGTTCAGTTAGTTTGTTATTCAAACACGGAAACAATTCCGTCGTGGTGAGTCTGTTTGCGGTTATTGTTTATGATATTGCAGGCTTTCATCGTTATATTGTCCCACCATATAACGAAGATCAAATTGCTTTTGGTGTCCAAATGTTATCCAATGAATTTCCTCAGCCTAGAACAGATGATGATCATTATACAATCGGTGCGATGCCGTTTGGAAATGTCGAGTGCTTATGGCTTACAAATTCGACATTGTTTACTCCACAACTCCATGCGCAAAGTGAAAACTAAAAAGTTGCAAAATGAATTTACATATTTTGTATATCAAAAAAGTCAATAATGCCAGAGAAAATGGCAAATTGCAAAGCGTTTTTATCGCGATCGATGACGATTCGGGATACAAATTGGGGTTATTCCCCCACAAACATTTGAGAGTGCCCGTTATAATCTGTAATGAAGTCGTATTTTACTGTGAGCTGGAATCATCATAGATTGCAATGGGAGCCGTGTGACAGCATATTTACAGACTCGAGAGCTCCTCAAATTCGTTTAAGATAAATTAATCTTACTTTTTTTTCGCTTTCTCTTCAAAGGCGTATCTaattccatatcacattcgtcacaggtttgtgttttttaaggttttgtgtaaaacaaaaccttatttaaatggaGTCATTGCCTCTCTgttacgcatttttctccaaaacggctaaacagatccgaacgaaatttagtgaacaTATGGGAGCTGTGAAATtacatgcatacagtgagtgatataaatttgCGTGGTGTTTAAAGGGGGCCGGATATAGTCAtgcgaggtatcaaatgaaaggtcggcTCGATTAgtcctttccgaaactgatatagTTTTGACGTGATTTGTAAAGTGCCTGAGTAAGAAGTTAAGGTGTGCATACTTAAAGTGAgaaaggactcattttcggaaagtacgcaacctaaatatctgaaaaatgtcATTGTAAtctgcttatatgaaatctaggcctcaaaatatgtcccattccaaaaTTTgtgcaaataaacttactaatagtatattaacagcttttataaattgactgaaaagcccCACCCCCCTCCGGaagttcattctaggagtaCTAACCAGCATAGAGAACAGTATGGTTCATacccatgccaagtttcatgaaaatctgacTATgactgtcaaagttatagcagttcaaccttatcaatttcgtacgaaTTTACCATATCCTAAGtcgtacaaataagatgctgacgtcataattaacgagaataattgacattcgagtgaaagcCTTTATGGGCTTGACTGACTATTATCAACACAGTGCTTTTCAGACTAATTTTTTGTGCAAATAGATCTTCAAAAGATAGTGCACAGATCAgtatttaactatgtacacgcgGAAAGGCcaggcactcatcgctcctcacaaaggggaacacaaaaccttttatacctgaaacgtctagcttccggtttcccgacttctttgaCACTCGCGCTGTTTTTATTGTTGTCTTTCGATGTACggattaaaatatttatataaaaaatgttaAAGATGAGTTTATAGAACCTTTTCGCGTTTGACTTTTATACGAGTGTTTTGACTCAAATACTCCTACATGCGCCGGCTGTGAGCATTGTTATATAAGAAAATGCATATTATGTTTAAAGAACGCCAAACTCGAAACGCCTGACGGCACTGTGTGCGCCGACTCTAAAGGTCGGGGACGGTTTACCGCATTTAGTATTAGTACATTGAAATATGAAcgcgaagaaaataaaaacttcaAACAGCAATAAAAATGCGATCAGGAATACAATTTCTAATCATTGGTCTTGTAGGTTAAGttattcacatttgctaataatagtaaacTCCGATTGTGAAGCTTAGGGGCTTTTTGGGTACTTCAAATACAAAAGGATTATCGCGTGACATTACAGAAACAAATATGATGCCAATT is a window encoding:
- the LOC119650751 gene encoding uncharacterized protein LOC119650751, yielding MAALTTFVKTTGKIKRRRVRLSLLQPSAKARLPRYTNCSTRFGILPINANKKSAPTSQTEVLRKRLYKIRRKYIRKRFFEEKFPRTWNRNSDYSVEIVVDQSKARTLPGQETAPCDGRQHFDTGFTAVSFPG